AACATTGGTATAATTTTAACTCATATGTTTTATTCACCCAAGTAAATATTGAGAAAGTTATGAGTAAAGTTGATATTTTAAAAGAAGTTCTCCTATTAGAGGCTAAATCAATAGAGATTGCTTCAAGTAGACTTAATAATGAGTCAGTTCAAAGCATTGAAAAGCTTTTTGGAAGCCTTATCGAGTCTGGAGGAGATTTAGTCTTTTGCGGTGTTGGTAAGTCTGGACTGATCGGTTTAAAATTAGCGGCCACCTTTTCATCTCTGGGCCTTCGTTCTTTCTTTTTACACCCAACTGAAGCATTACACGGCGACTTAGGGAGACTTACAAAGAAAGATGCAATTGTTTTTCTAAGCAAGTCTGGAACTACTGAAGAAATCTTGAAAATAATACCATTTTTACCAATGAGTAAGGATAATATCGTAGGGCTCTTAGGCGCTACTCAAAGTGAGATTGGTTCTCACTGTGGTGTTTTCTTCGACTGTAGTGTTGATAAAGAGGCCTGTATAAATAATCAGGCACCAACAACAAGTTCTACTGTCACGCTTGCGATGGGGGATGCCCTTGCTGTTTTCTTTGAACATACTGTAAACCTATCTAAGGAAGGCTTTGCTAAGAACCACCCTGGAGGATTTCTTGGAAAGAGCTTGAGAATGAAAGTTGCGGATCTAATGTGGAAGGAGTCTGATTGTGCTGTTGTTTCTGCGGATAAGTCTTTAAAGGATGTTATATTAGAGATGACTAATAAGCCTCTCGGAGCTTGTGCTGTTTTGGATGGGGACAAATTCATAGGATTGATCGTTGAAGGGGATATTCGAAGAACCTTGTCTCAAGAAGGAGCAGACCTATCAAGTTGTGTTGACTCATTCTATAATAAAAGTCCTATTTCAATATCTAGTTCTACTCTTGCATATGATGCGTTGAAGGTGATGGAAGAGAGAAAGAACCCAATAGGAGTTCTTCCTGTTATCGAAAATGAAAAGTTCATGGGCTTTTTAAGGTTACATGACTTACTTAAGGCCGGCCTTAGTTCTTCAAAGGTCTAAATTTATTCATTACGGCTACAAGTATAAGAAGAGCAATAGCAAAAGCAATCGTTAACCAAATTCCATATTTTTGAAATGGGGTTTTATATCTTTTACTAGAAAGGAGTTGAAGATCTTGAACCTCTTCCACAAACTGCTCCGAGCGTTTTGTCTCATCTCCATTTGCATAGATAACTGAAGTTATTCCCGTATTTGTCATTCTAATGATAGGTAGTTGAAACTCTAGTGCGCGCCATTTTGATAGATATAGGTGTTGGAAAGGTTCAGCAGTTTTTCCATACCAACTATCATTAGTTAAGTTCACTAGAAATTCTGGATCACCTTTTAAGTTATTCAAATGCTCGCGTATAAAATTTGAAAAGAGAATTTCATAGCATATTGCTGAAACAAATGGTGTGCCTTTGTTCGTTTCAAAAAGTGTCATACTCTCGCCACTGGCAAAGAATGAGATATTTTGAATATACTTAGCGAGATATTTATTTAGTGGTCCAAAGGGAAGACCCTCTCCAAAAGGAATCAGCTTTATCTTTCTAAATTTGTTTTTAAATTTCCCGTCATTTCCAAAGTGAAAGGCTGCATTATATTCAGTTTGGAAGTAATTATCATTTTTGCGAGATGACTGATCATATCCTCCTGTGAAGAGCTCTGCTCCAGTGCTAGTGATAATCGATTTTATTAATTCAGGAACGTATCGATCATTAGTGCTCATTTGTGCTGAGTTTAGAAGCCTTGGGTAAGCTGTTTCTGGCCAAAATATTAGGTCAATTTTTTGATCAGCAGGTTTAGTACTTAGTTGAAAATATTTGTCGAATACTTCATCAAATGCGTGTGCCATTCCATTTTCTGAACTAATCTTTAGAAAATTTCCAATATTTGGTTGAACTAAACGTATTTGATGAGTCGAACTTGCTTTATTCTGTGTTCTTTCTAAAGGGGAGATAATATTTATTAATAAAATGATACAAAAAACGAAGTGTGCCATTTTATCAGATTTTTTAAATTTAAGTTTGCTCACTAGTGAAAGAGCAATCCAGAAATTAATGAAGGAAAATAGGGGCGCTCCAAAGACTGGTGCCAAGGCTAAATTGGGTGCTAATTGTAGCCAGTTGTGACCTATGTGAGCAGGGAATTGTTGAGGAGTAAAGTACTCAAACAAAGTTAAAATTATCGCGTAGACAATATTTCGATTAGTAGTTACTGAAATAAAAGATGAACTTTTAATAGAGATCTTCTTATAGTAGCGATGAAAAATAGTAAAAAGTATTAAATGTGGACAAATAAAAAATGAAAAAACTAATCCAAGAGTCCAATTCAGTGGAAATGGAATTTGTCCGAATTCATTTAAAGTCTCAGGTATCCAGTAATAGCCTAAGATATTATATCCAACACTAAAAGCAATGACACTGAGTAAATCCATCCAGATGGAGCGCTCTTGCATCTCTTTATTACTAAAACTCAAACTGTAGATTAAAAAGGCCATCCCAATAATTGTCCCAAAGAAAAAGCTTGGAGCAAATGTCATTGGAAAAGAGCTAGCATAGAGAAGACCACCTATGAAAGGTAGGGCTAAAGTTGTTGTCCATTTATTTTGAAAAGGTGAGTTCATAAACTAGATAATACTTCTCAATGAAGTAATTGCCAATTTTAGTTTTTTACAGGTACAATTATATATATGGAAATTTCAAATGAGCCAAGGAATGGTTCAAGTTCATTTTTACCAAGACCAATTAAAGACACTGTTCGGTGTCCTGAGTGTAAATCCGTGTTCATTGATAATAATGAATGTGAATCTTGTGGTTTTCAGATGGGATTTGACTTTCTAGGAGATCCTCTTGGTGAGAAAAGTTTCTACTCAATTCGAGAGAATTACTGGGAAGTTCTAGGTCCAGTTGTAAAACTTCATAAAGAACTCGAATTTTTAGATAAATCAAAATTTCAGCGATACCAACGAAAGCTACTTTTCAGATATAATGTACTATTAGATTACTTCTACAACTGCCGTGATTATGGCCTAGACGATAGAAATCTTTATCTTCAAGAGTTTACAGATTTAATAATTGAATTAGTTCGCTATGATGTTGAGGAAGTAGAGCTTTGGAAGAAATTTGAAAATAGTGAAGAGAATGAATATCTCTCACACTTATTCAGTAGTATTCAAGAGTCTATTTCTAAGGGGAGGGAAGTTAAGCGAAGTGACTTGTCTCTATTTCTATCAATTTTAAATTACAGGGTATTTGGTCTTGTTAGGATCGGTGTGATAGCTGTAACGTTCTTAGGGGTCATTGGTGTAGTTGCAGCCGCGCTATCATTTTACCGGTATATGATTTTTAGTTATTAATTCGCTTTCTTGTAATAAATTATTCCATTTTCATTTTTCGTATTAAACTTTTGAGCAACTTCTCTTTTTACGAGAGGCTTTTGTGCAAGAGATCTTTTTTGATTAGACTCTTTTGTAAATTGAGCAGCTAGTGTGTGTGCCTTAGAAGCGTCTAGTCTTCCTCCAGAAGAGCATTTTGCCATTAATGAAACTTCTTTTCTTGCTGACTTTTTAACAATCATTCTTAGTTGCTCTGCTGTTAGTGTAGGGTAGTGTGACTTAATTAGTGCAGCTACTCCTGAAACAAATGCCGTTGCTTGGCTTGTCCCCGTCAGATAACCTGATCTATTATTTGGAAGGGCCGACTTTATTCTGTAACCAGGTGCAGATATATCAACAGTCTTCATTCCATAGTTTGATGAAGATAAAACTTTCTTACTTTGATCGTGAGCAGTTACAGTAATAATATTCTTTAAACCGTAGCTTGCAGGATAGTAAGCGTTATCTTTATTATCAATATTTGATTCTTCATTTCCTGCAGCAGCAACAACTAAAATACCTTTTGCTTCTGCTCTTTTTAGAATTTCAAGCTCCCTTCTATCTGGCTCTGGTCCACCACCAGAGTAATTGATAATATCAACACCCATGTTTACAGCATAGTCTAGAGCTTCAATTGTTGAATTCAAGTTATCTTGTCCATTAGCAGTTCTGTTGTAGTATTTTAAAGTTAAGATTTGTACAGTTGGAAAAACACTCTTTATTATTCCAGCGACATGAGTTCCATGTCCATGATCATCATTTGGTTTACTTGCCGAAACTTTCCCTTTTGAGAAGTCTAGTCCGTAGTTTAGTTGACTTGATTTTCCCTGAAGAACATGAATATTCTTTTTAAGAAATGGATGGTCAGGATCAATACCTGTGTCAATAACTGCGACAACTATATCTTTCGTTTTTTTATAATTTTTCCATGCTTTAATTAAGTTAATAGAAGATGAGTTATTATCCGGATCAATACCCCAACTTGCGTATGTCGACTTAAGAAGATTGAGGTCTAGTGAGTCCTTATCTCTAACAATTGCAGTTTTTGGATTGAAGTAAGTCTTCTTAGTTACTTTCTTTAAGAGCTCTGGGCTTAAGCTAGATTTCTTATTTCTAGCGTGTCCTGAGTCGGCCATAGTAGGCATTGAAAGCAAGGCCATAGAAAGACCAAGGCTTAGAAGCATTTTAGAAAATTTTGGTTTCAAATCTTGTGTCATTTGTCCAAACTCCGTGTGGATAATATAGTTAAGTTTTGCAGAAATGTCTCGATTGTGATCATTTCTATATACACCTATTACTTAAGCAAAGAGCGGGCCAATAAAGTGACTCTAAAAACAGTAGCTTAGCAATGAAAGTGTCTAATCTTTTGATAATCATTAAGGGGGATGTCTAAACTTTATACGATTTTTTATGAGTGATTTGCTTAGAAAATAGACTATCTCTTTTGT
The window above is part of the Halobacteriovorax sp. HLS genome. Proteins encoded here:
- a CDS encoding SIS domain-containing protein, with the translated sequence MSKVDILKEVLLLEAKSIEIASSRLNNESVQSIEKLFGSLIESGGDLVFCGVGKSGLIGLKLAATFSSLGLRSFFLHPTEALHGDLGRLTKKDAIVFLSKSGTTEEILKIIPFLPMSKDNIVGLLGATQSEIGSHCGVFFDCSVDKEACINNQAPTTSSTVTLAMGDALAVFFEHTVNLSKEGFAKNHPGGFLGKSLRMKVADLMWKESDCAVVSADKSLKDVILEMTNKPLGACAVLDGDKFIGLIVEGDIRRTLSQEGADLSSCVDSFYNKSPISISSSTLAYDALKVMEERKNPIGVLPVIENEKFMGFLRLHDLLKAGLSSSKV
- the lnt gene encoding apolipoprotein N-acyltransferase, translated to MNSPFQNKWTTTLALPFIGGLLYASSFPMTFAPSFFFGTIIGMAFLIYSLSFSNKEMQERSIWMDLLSVIAFSVGYNILGYYWIPETLNEFGQIPFPLNWTLGLVFSFFICPHLILFTIFHRYYKKISIKSSSFISVTTNRNIVYAIILTLFEYFTPQQFPAHIGHNWLQLAPNLALAPVFGAPLFSFINFWIALSLVSKLKFKKSDKMAHFVFCIILLINIISPLERTQNKASSTHQIRLVQPNIGNFLKISSENGMAHAFDEVFDKYFQLSTKPADQKIDLIFWPETAYPRLLNSAQMSTNDRYVPELIKSIITSTGAELFTGGYDQSSRKNDNYFQTEYNAAFHFGNDGKFKNKFRKIKLIPFGEGLPFGPLNKYLAKYIQNISFFASGESMTLFETNKGTPFVSAICYEILFSNFIREHLNNLKGDPEFLVNLTNDSWYGKTAEPFQHLYLSKWRALEFQLPIIRMTNTGITSVIYANGDETKRSEQFVEEVQDLQLLSSKRYKTPFQKYGIWLTIAFAIALLILVAVMNKFRPLKN
- a CDS encoding S8 family peptidase, yielding MTQDLKPKFSKMLLSLGLSMALLSMPTMADSGHARNKKSSLSPELLKKVTKKTYFNPKTAIVRDKDSLDLNLLKSTYASWGIDPDNNSSSINLIKAWKNYKKTKDIVVAVIDTGIDPDHPFLKKNIHVLQGKSSQLNYGLDFSKGKVSASKPNDDHGHGTHVAGIIKSVFPTVQILTLKYYNRTANGQDNLNSTIEALDYAVNMGVDIINYSGGGPEPDRRELEILKRAEAKGILVVAAAGNEESNIDNKDNAYYPASYGLKNIITVTAHDQSKKVLSSSNYGMKTVDISAPGYRIKSALPNNRSGYLTGTSQATAFVSGVAALIKSHYPTLTAEQLRMIVKKSARKEVSLMAKCSSGGRLDASKAHTLAAQFTKESNQKRSLAQKPLVKREVAQKFNTKNENGIIYYKKAN